In Castor canadensis chromosome 11, mCasCan1.hap1v2, whole genome shotgun sequence, a single genomic region encodes these proteins:
- the Cgn gene encoding cingulin isoform X4, translated as MEQSSSMTEPRGPVDHGVQIRFISEQESATEMGTLRRGGRRPAKDARANTYGVAVRVQGIAGQPFVVLNSGEKGSDSFGVQIKGANNRGAPGTLSSDSELPDNPYSQVKGFPASSQGSTSDEEPGARWNGRLLRSQSQASLAGPASMGPSNRSTSLLELAPQETSPGSTIDTAPLSSVDSLINKFDNQVKGQVRGRTGRRTRTLPHEQRKRSQSLDSRPQRDTLEEQEHQSANHWTSSTKYDNYVESSKQPPQSQSPLSGFSRSRQTQDWVLQSFEEPRERAQDPTMLQFKSTPDLLRDQQEAAPPGSVDHVKATIYGILREGSSESEASVRKKVSLVLEQMQPLMMVSPVSTKAGQDELTRKVEELQKSLDEEVKKRQKLEPSRVGLERQLEEKAEECNRLQELLERRKGEAQQSTKELQNMKLLLDQGERLRHGLETQVKELQHKLKQGQGAEPAKEVLLKDLLETRELLEEVLEGKQRVEEQLRLRERELTALKGALKEEVASRDQEVEHVRQQYQRDTEQLRRSMQDVTQDHAVLEAERQKMSVLVRELQRELEETSEETGHWQTMFQKNKEELRATKQELLQLRMEKEEMEEELGEKMDIMQRDLEQARASARDIHQVEQLKKELHRTQEELKELQAEQQSQEVAGRHRDRELEKQLAVLRVEADRGRELEEQNLQLQKTIQQLRQDCEEASKAKLAAEKEAAVLGQRRAAVETTLRETQEENDEFRRRIMGLEQQLKEARGLAEGGEVVEARLRDKVQRLEAEKQQLEEALNAAQEEEGSLVSAKRALEIQLDEAQRGLTRLGHEQQALNRALEEEGKQREVLRRSKAELEEQKHLLDRTVDRLNKELEQIADDSKQALQQLQTQLEDYKEKARREVADAQRQAKDWASEAEKNSGGLSRLQDEIQRLRQALQAAQAERDTAWLDKELLTQRLQGLEQEAENKKRSQDDRTRQLKSLEEKVSHLEAELDEEKNTVELLTDRVNRGRDQVDQLRTELMQERSARQDLECDKISLERQNKDLKTRLASSEGFQKPSASLSQLESQNQLLQERLQAEEREKSVLQSTNRKLERRVKELSIQIDDERQHVNDQKDQVRT; from the exons atggaACAGTCATCCAGCATGACTGAGCCTCGGGGCCCTGTAGACCATGGAGTTCAGATTCGCTTCATCTCAGAGCAAGAGAGTGCCACAGAGATGGGCACCCTACGTCGTGGTGGGCGACGCCCCGCTAAGGATGCAAGAGCCAACACCTATGGGGTTGCTGTGCGTGTGCAAGGCATTGCTGGGCAGCCCTTTGTGGTGCTTAACAGTGGAGAGAAAGGGAGTGACTCCTTTGGGGTCCAAATCAAAGGGGCCAACAACCGAGGAGCCCCGGGAACTCTGAGCTCTGATTCAGAACTCCCTGACAATCCTTACTCTCAGGTCAAGGGATTTCCTGCCTCCTCACAGGGTAGCACATCTGATGAGGAGCCTGGAGCCCGCTGGAATGGAAGACTACTCCGTTCCCAGTCGCAGGCCTCACTGGCAGGACCTGCCTCTATGGGTCCCAGCAACAGGAGTACTAGCTTGCTGGAGCTAGCCCCACAAGAGACTTCTCCAGGAAGCACCATTGACACTGCTCCCTTGTCTTCAGTGGACTCACTCATCAACAAGTTTGACAATCAAGTTAAGGGCCAGGTCCGGGGCCGGACTGGTCGCCGCACACGGACACTGCCCCATGAACAGCGCAAGCGGAGCCAGAGCCTGGATAGCCGGCCCCAACGGGATACCCTGGAGGAACAGGAGCATCAGTCTGCCAATCACTGGACCTCTAGCACGAAGTATGACAACTATGTGGAAAGTTCAAAGCAGCCACCTCAGAGCCAGAGCCCTCTCAGTGGCTTTAGCCGTTCCCGTCAGACTCAGGACTGGGTCCTTCAGAGTTTTGAAGAGCCACGGGAGAGAGCTCAGGATCCAACCATGCTGCAG tTCAAATCAACTCCAGACCTTCTCCGAGATCAACAAGAGGCTGCCCCACCAGGCAGTGTGGACCATGTGAAGGCTACCATCTATGGCATCCTAAGGGAGGG AAGCTCAGAAAGCGAAGCTTCTGTGAGGAAGAAGGTTAGTTTGGTGCTGGAGCAGATGCAACCTCTGATG ATGGTTTCTCCTGTTTCTACTAAGGCAGGGCAGGATGAGCTCACCCGAAAAGTGGAGGAACTACAGAAAAGTCTGGATGAAGAGGTGAAG aagCGGCAGAAGCTAGAGCCTTCTCGGGTTGGGTTGGAGCGGCAGCTGGAGGAGAAGGCAGAAGAGTGCAACCGATTACAGGAGCtgctggagaggaggaagggggaggccCAGCAGAGCACCAAAGA GCTTCAGAACATGAAGCTCCTCCTGGACCAGGGTGAAAGGTTACGGCATGGACTGGAGACCCAGGTGAAGGAGCTGCAGCACAAGCTGAAACAGGGCCAGGGTGCTGAGCCTGCTAAGGAGGTACTCCTGAAG GACCTGTTAGAGACCCGGGAACTTCTGGAAGAGGTcttagaaggaaaacaaagagtaGAGGAACAGTTGAGGCTTCGAGAGCGGGAGTTGACAGCTCTGAAGGGGGCCCTGAAGGAGGAGGTGGCCTCCCGTGACCAGGAGGTGGAGCATGTCCGTCAGCAGTACCAGCGAGACACAGAGCAGCTTCGCCGAAGCATGCAGGACGTGACCCAG GACCATGCAGTGCTGGAGGCTGAGAGGCAAAAGATGTCAGTCCTAGTGCGGGAGCTGCAGAGAGAGCTAGAGGAGACCTCAGAGGAGACAGGGCATTGGCAGACCATGTTCCAGAAGAACAAGGAGGAGCTGAGAGCCACTAAGCAGGA ACTCCTGCAGCTGCggatggagaaggaggagatggaagaggagcTTGGGGAGAAGATGGACATCATGCAGAGGGACTTAGAGCAGGCCCGAGCCAGTGCTAGAGATATTCACCAGGTTGAGCAGCTCAAGAAG gAGCTGCACCGGACACAGGAGGAACTTAAGGAGCTACAGGCAGAGCAGCAGAGCCAGGAGGTGGCTGGGCGACACCGCGACCGGGAGTTAGAGAAGCAGCTGGCAGTTCTGAGGGTTGAGGCTGATCGAGGCCGAGAGCTGGAAGAGCAGAACCTCCAGCTACAAAAAACTATTCAGCAACTGAGACAGGACTGTGAAGAGGCTTCCAAG GCCAAGCTGGCAGCTGAGAAGGAGGCCGCAGTGCTGGGGCAGCGGCGGGCAGCAGTGGAGACCACACTTCGGGAGACCCAGGAGGAGAATGATGAATTCCGCCGACGCATCATGGGTCTGGAGCAGCAACTGAAAGAAGCTCGAGGCCTGGCGGAGGGTGGGGAAGTGGTGGAGGCACGACTTCGGGACAAGGTGCAGCGACTGGAG GCAGAGAAACAGCAGCTAGAGGAGGCACTAAATGCAGctcaggaagaggaggggagccTGGTATCAGCCAAGCGGGCACTGGAGATCCAGCTGGACGAGGCCCAGCGTGGGCTGACACGCCTGGGGCACGAGCAGCAAGCACTGAACCGTGCCctagaggaggagggaaagcagcGAGAGGTACTCCGGCGCAGCAAGGCAGAGTTGGAGGAACAGAAGCATTTGCTGGACAGGACTGTGGACAGACTCAACAAGGAG CTGGAGCAGATTGCGGATGACTCCAAGCAAGCCCTGCAGCAGCTCCAGACCCAGCTGGAGGATTACAAGGAAAAGGCCCGGAGGGAAGTGGCAGATGCCCAGCGCCAGGCCAAGGATTGGGCCAGTGAGGCAGAGAAGAACTCTGGGGGGCTGAGCCGGCTTCAGGATGAG ATTCAGAGACTACGACAGGCCCTGCAGGCAGCCCAGGCTGAGCGGGACACAGCCTGGCTGGATAAAGAGCTGTTGACCCAGAGACTACAGGGACTGGAGCAAGAGGCAGAGAACAAGAAGCGCTCCCAAGATGACAGGACTCGGCAATTGAAGAGCCTGGAG GAAAAGGTCTCACATCTAGAAGCAGAGTTAGATGAAGAAAAGAACACTGTGGAGCTGTTAACAGACCGGGTGAATCGTGGCCGGGACCAG GTGGATCAACTGAGGACAGAGCTTATGCAGGAGAGGTCTGCTCGGCAGGACTTGGAGTGTGACAAAATCTCCTTGGAGAGACAG AACAAGGACTTGAAGACCCGATTGGCCAGCTCAGAAGGCTTCCAGAAGCCCAGTGCCAGCCTCTCTCAGCTTGAGTCCCAGAATCAGTTGTTACAAGAAAGGCTACAAGCTGAAGAGAG GGAGAAGTCAGTTTTGCAGTCCACCAACCGAAAACTGGAGCGAAGAGTTAAAGAGCTGTCAATCCAAATTGATGATGAGCGGCAGCATGTCAATGACCAGAAAGACCAGGTGAGGACATGA